The DNA window CCATTCACGGAATAGGTCATCGGCGGACCCTTCATGCCCACGTTAGTGTCGTAGTGCCAGAGAATCTTGCCGGTCTTCTCATCCGCAGCGCAGAATGCGCCGTTTGGATCGGCATAGAAGACGAGTCCACCTGCTGTACCCAGAACGCCAGACCACGTCTTCAGTACCAGCGCGCCGGGCTGTGCGATCTCCCATTTTGTTTCTGCAGTTTCAATGTCGATGGCGCGAACGAAGCGTTGCTGCAGACCCTGTGCTGCGGGTGTGCCGGGCGCAGCCTTTGGATCGCCGCAGGCCTCAATCGTCATCAGGTAATACCAATGCGTGGTGGGGCTGAAGGCGGTCGACGTCCAGTTGGCGCCGTTGTCAGGGCAGTTGCGCTGCCTGGTTGGCATGGTGGTGGGCAGCGACTTGTTCAGGATGGGGCGCCCGTTGGCGTCGATGCCGGTGGCCCAGTTGATGCGCTTCAGGAATGGCTTCGCCAGCAGCAGCTTGCCGTTGGTGCGATCGAAGACGTAAAAGAATCCGTTGCGATCGGCATGTAGCAGCAGCTTACGTGGCTGGCCCTGGAATGTGGTGTCGACAAGCACGGGTGGTTCTACGGCATCGCGGTCGGCTGTGTCATGCGGCGTGAACTGGAAGTACCATTTCACTTTGCCGTCGTGCGGATTCATCGCAAGGATGCTGTTGGTGTACAGGTTGTCGCCGGGGCGTGTGCGGTCGTCAGAGTCAGGCCACGGATTGCCTGTGGGCCAGAACAGTGTGTCCGTTTCCGGATCGTACGAGCCGTGCAGCCATGTGGATCCGCCGCCCAGTTTGGGCCACTCCGGTCCCCATGTTTCCAGGCCGGGTTCGCCGGGGCCGGGCAGTGTCCAGTGTCGCCACAGTTGTTTGCCCGTCTCTGCGTCGTAACAGATGATGAAGCCGCGAATGCCCCAGTCGCCGCCGGAGACGCCGCCAATGACGGTGTCGTTCAGGATCATGGGCGCGACGGTAGAACCGTACTTCATCTTCTCTTCCGGCATCGTCTGTTCCCACACAGGCTTGCCGGTCACCCGATTCAGGGCGATGAGGTGCGCGTTGTCGGTGGTGATGTACACCTTGTCGCGGAAGACGGCTGCGCCGCGATTTGTGCCTACCGACGCATCGCCCACGAGGCCCGATGTGGGCGGGCGGAACCACGTCCAGATGGTGCGGCCCGTCTTTGCATCCAATGCACTCACACGGTTCTGGCCGGAGAAGTACATCGTGTCGCCCACGACAATGGGTGTGGCCTCCAGGCCAAGCTGCGGCATGGGTGCAATCCACTTCAGGATGAGTTGGCTGATGTTGGTGCGATTGATGCTGGTCAGGTCGCTGTAGCGATTGGCGTTGAGCTTGCCGTTGTACGAAGGCCATTCGCCCTTGCGCGGATGCAGGATTTCGTTGAACTCGATCATGCTGGCGCCGGGTGTGACGACGTTGTTCTTCTCCGGCATCGGGCCGTCCACGCCAGTCAGACTGCCGAGGTATGCCGTGAGATCGTCCATCTGCTTTTCCGGCAGTGTGAGTGGCTTCATCGCCGCGTGATCGTCGACGGTGAGTTTTGCTACCTGTGAAAGCGGCAGCAGATGGATGGTGCCGCCCTCTTTGTCCTGCAGATGAATGTCGTAGTTGGTGCGGTTGCGCAGATAGCCGCGCAGCGTTTTGCCACCGGTAACGACCGTGGCCAATTCGTAGCCTGGCGTGATGTGCAGATCCGGCGCGGTCAGGGAGGCATGGATAGCGGGGGCGCTCATGCGAGAGCCAACGTCGGACAGGTCCGGCCCGGTGGCGGAGCCCATGCCACGGACCATGTGGCAGGTGCTGCACTTGCCGCCGTTCCAGTAAAACTGCTTGCCTGCCTCTGCGTTGCCGCTGGGGATGCTTTCGGATGCGGTGACGTTCAACGAACGGACGTATGCAGCCAGATCATCAATGTCAGCGGTTGGCATGCTGCCAAAGGGAGGCATACCCTGTGCGGGAAATCCGGCGGCAATGATGCTGTGAATGCGTGCAATGTCTTTGCCGCGGAGGTCCGGATTATCTGCCAGCTTGGGCGCATGCTCTGTTCCGCCGCCATCTGTTTCGTGGCAACCGATGCACAGGTTGCTGTATTTCACCTTGCCGGATGCGGCCGATGGCGTTTGCGCGGGCAGCGTTACCGCTGCAGCGGCGCACAACAGGGCAGCAGCCAGAGTGCGGGATGCGGAGTGGCCGAAGCTGATTTGCGATCGATTCATGTTCTGCGGTCATCCAGCCCCGAGCCGGCCCTCTAGCGGGTCAGTCCGCGTCCGTGTTCTCCTGTGTGGATTTCGTGTCGGCCTTGTATGTCGGAAACGCTTCCGAGGAATCTTCAGGCAAGCATCGCGCGGCTGTCAACCTCCGTATTGCGATATCGGATACCCTCGCCTTTGGCATGGCGGGAATGGTAGCTTTGTAAGCGCTTCCGAAAACAGAGATTGAAGACGAGCTGGAGGAGTGGGGATGTCGGAATCGCTTCAGGGAAAAGTGGTGCTGGTAGTGGGCGCTTCCAGTGGCATTGGGCAGGCCACGGCGGAACTTGCAGCGCGCGAAGGCGCGGTGGTGGTGGCTGTGGCGCGCCGGAAAGACAGGCTGATTGCCATGAAGCAGCGGCTTGCTGCAGAGGGAATTGTGCTGCATACGCGCAAAGCGGATGTTACCCGGCTGGAAGAGATGCAGGCCATGGTGGCTGACATTGAAAAGACCATCGGAAGCATCGCGGTTGCGGTGTATGCCAGCGGTACCAACACACCGCAGCGCGCCATGAAGGTGATGCCGCCAGCGGTGTGGCATGAAGTGCTGGAAGTGAATCTGACCGGCGCGTTCCACCTGGCACATGCCGTGTTGCCGGGTATGCGTAACGCGGGCGCAGGGCATATCGTGTTTGTTTCGTCTACGGCTGGAGCTATTGCCGATCTCTCCGGTGCGGCGTATCAGGCTTCAAAGCGCGGTGTGTTGGGGCTGGCGCACGCCATCCGGCTGGAAGAACGAATGAACGGCATTCGCACCTGCTGCATCATGCCGGGGCTGACGAATACGGAGCTGGTAGAGAAGCGCCCGGAGAAGCTGTCGGCGGACACGTTGAACAAAGCGCTCCAGCCGCAGGATGTCGCCGAGACGATTGTCCACGTGATGAAGACGCCGGCTCACGTCACCATTACAGAACTGCTGATGGTGCCTTCACAGGCCTGAGGCTACTTTCACTGTCATTCTGAGGAATGGAGTGACGAAGAATTCCAGCGCATTGGAAAGCTGCGAACCGCTTTAACTTTAACCGGCTGAAACCGCTCGGGATCTTTCTCGCATACACATCGTCGGGATTCTTCGCTACGCTCAGAATGACATGCCGCATGTTTTAACGAGCGGAAAGCTTCGCTACAGACGAGCGTTCCACCAGTTCCACATCCACCACGCGGTGAATGGGGGTCTTTGAACCACTGGTGAGTAGCTGTTGCACAATCTCAACCGCTGCGCGACCCACCTCATACTTCGGCTGGCGAACCGTGGTGAGCGGCGGGAAGGTCATGGCGGATAGCTCCACATCGTCAAAACCGATGAGTGAGATGTCGCGCGGAATCCGCACGCCTGCTTCAATGGCGGCACGCATCACACCAAAGGCCATGGCATCGTTGCCGGTGGCAATGGCGGTTTCGCCATTGAGCTTGCGGAAGATTTCAATCGCTGCTTCGTAGCCGCCCTGCATGGTGTTGATGGTGTGGATCGTGCGCACGCGCG is part of the Terriglobus sp. RCC_193 genome and encodes:
- a CDS encoding PQQ-binding-like beta-propeller repeat protein, which gives rise to MNRSQISFGHSASRTLAAALLCAAAAVTLPAQTPSAASGKVKYSNLCIGCHETDGGGTEHAPKLADNPDLRGKDIARIHSIIAAGFPAQGMPPFGSMPTADIDDLAAYVRSLNVTASESIPSGNAEAGKQFYWNGGKCSTCHMVRGMGSATGPDLSDVGSRMSAPAIHASLTAPDLHITPGYELATVVTGGKTLRGYLRNRTNYDIHLQDKEGGTIHLLPLSQVAKLTVDDHAAMKPLTLPEKQMDDLTAYLGSLTGVDGPMPEKNNVVTPGASMIEFNEILHPRKGEWPSYNGKLNANRYSDLTSINRTNISQLILKWIAPMPQLGLEATPIVVGDTMYFSGQNRVSALDAKTGRTIWTWFRPPTSGLVGDASVGTNRGAAVFRDKVYITTDNAHLIALNRVTGKPVWEQTMPEEKMKYGSTVAPMILNDTVIGGVSGGDWGIRGFIICYDAETGKQLWRHWTLPGPGEPGLETWGPEWPKLGGGSTWLHGSYDPETDTLFWPTGNPWPDSDDRTRPGDNLYTNSILAMNPHDGKVKWYFQFTPHDTADRDAVEPPVLVDTTFQGQPRKLLLHADRNGFFYVFDRTNGKLLLAKPFLKRINWATGIDANGRPILNKSLPTTMPTRQRNCPDNGANWTSTAFSPTTHWYYLMTIEACGDPKAAPGTPAAQGLQQRFVRAIDIETAETKWEIAQPGALVLKTWSGVLGTAGGLVFYADPNGAFCAADEKTGKILWHYDTNVGMKGPPMTYSVNGVQYVSITAGSTLLTFALPANTTSTAKR
- a CDS encoding SDR family oxidoreductase — translated: MSESLQGKVVLVVGASSGIGQATAELAAREGAVVVAVARRKDRLIAMKQRLAAEGIVLHTRKADVTRLEEMQAMVADIEKTIGSIAVAVYASGTNTPQRAMKVMPPAVWHEVLEVNLTGAFHLAHAVLPGMRNAGAGHIVFVSSTAGAIADLSGAAYQASKRGVLGLAHAIRLEERMNGIRTCCIMPGLTNTELVEKRPEKLSADTLNKALQPQDVAETIVHVMKTPAHVTITELLMVPSQA